A region from the Colwellia sp. PAMC 21821 genome encodes:
- a CDS encoding alpha/beta fold hydrolase, with amino-acid sequence MKDMNMPTTECVILLHGLARSAHSMDKMAERLTEQGYKVLNIDYPSRAYPIEQLAEKTIAEALTKCEGMPVSFVTHSMGGILVRQFLSNHSIKSLNKVVMLGPPNKGTEIVDKLGNMPGFHLVNGDAGMQLGTGALSVPNQLGKANFDVGIIAGTQSINLLLSSLIPDTDDGKVSVESTKVEGMNDHIEMPTTHVFMMRNDAVIEQVINYLKQGKFEH; translated from the coding sequence ATGAAAGATATGAATATGCCAACAACAGAATGTGTTATTTTATTGCACGGTTTAGCACGTTCAGCACATTCAATGGACAAAATGGCAGAGCGCTTAACTGAGCAAGGCTATAAAGTGTTAAACATCGACTATCCTTCGCGTGCTTACCCTATAGAACAGCTAGCTGAAAAAACTATTGCAGAAGCGCTAACCAAATGCGAAGGCATGCCCGTAAGCTTTGTTACTCATTCTATGGGCGGTATTTTAGTGCGGCAGTTTCTGAGCAACCATAGCATCAAAAGCCTCAATAAAGTGGTGATGTTAGGACCACCAAACAAAGGTACTGAAATTGTCGACAAGCTTGGCAATATGCCCGGTTTTCATTTGGTGAATGGCGATGCGGGTATGCAATTAGGTACTGGAGCACTAAGCGTGCCTAATCAATTAGGTAAAGCTAATTTTGATGTCGGTATTATCGCCGGCACTCAAAGCATAAACTTACTGTTATCTTCACTTATTCCAGATACTGATGATGGTAAAGTATCTGTCGAAAGCACTAAAGTTGAGGGCATGAATGATCACATTGAAATGCCAACCACTCATGTATTTATGATGCGAAATGACGCAGTTATCGAGCAAGTTATTAATTACCTTAAGCAAGGTAAGTTTGAGCATTAG
- a CDS encoding pirin-like bicupin family protein: MIKHYPFQQLGTAKYSWLKTHHHFSFAHYYNPRRMGFGCLRVINDDWIAPNTGFPEHPHKNMEIISFIRTGAISHQDSRGNQGVTSAGEVQVMSAGKGILHSEYNRSEKPTTMFQIWIEPNKQNIAPRWDSMAFPKAVNNTSLPMVVSGYEDDRQHALFIQQQARIFAGKVKQGSELTHEIKHQVYVIASRGKFSVVDKKQSVNMSKGDGAEITQTKLITIRAITDCEIIIIDAP, translated from the coding sequence GTGATTAAACATTATCCATTTCAGCAGCTTGGTACAGCTAAATATAGTTGGTTGAAAACCCATCATCATTTCAGCTTTGCACACTATTACAACCCAAGAAGAATGGGCTTTGGTTGCTTACGTGTTATCAACGATGATTGGATAGCACCTAATACTGGCTTTCCAGAGCATCCACATAAGAACATGGAAATTATTAGCTTTATTCGCACGGGCGCTATTTCACATCAAGATAGTCGAGGTAATCAAGGCGTAACTTCTGCAGGCGAAGTGCAAGTAATGAGTGCAGGTAAGGGCATATTGCATTCAGAGTATAATCGCAGCGAAAAACCGACGACTATGTTTCAAATTTGGATAGAGCCGAATAAACAAAATATAGCGCCGCGATGGGATAGCATGGCTTTTCCTAAAGCTGTAAATAACACAAGCTTGCCTATGGTTGTCTCGGGTTATGAGGATGATCGTCAGCACGCTTTATTTATTCAGCAACAAGCACGTATTTTTGCTGGGAAAGTAAAGCAAGGTAGCGAGCTAACTCATGAGATAAAGCATCAAGTCTATGTTATTGCCTCGCGAGGTAAATTTTCGGTGGTAGACAAAAAGCAAAGCGTTAATATGTCAAAAGGCGATGGTGCAGAAATCACCCAAACAAAGTTAATAACGATCCGCGCAATAACAGATTGTGAAATCATTATTATTGATGCGCCATAG
- a CDS encoding PepSY domain-containing protein, whose protein sequence is MLFIGAQFIIWSVTGAYMVFFDIDYIHGDSLVITHQSKIKPENLTYTSQQLFQQYPRAKNLSVGVLIDREVYRFRIDKQQFIVDARSGEVLSPLNKTTAIALAKHLYSGDDDVINAELISSTPPFALSARHLPVWQVDFDHFSSPTFYISANNGKVVNKRHQFWYIFDWMFRFHIMDYGDDEDASNWLLFFIASFALFAALSGLVLTYFKVIKPIINSGKKRGNKRRNTANKPHQDANLSVGDKS, encoded by the coding sequence ATGTTATTTATTGGTGCGCAGTTTATTATTTGGTCTGTCACTGGTGCTTACATGGTATTTTTTGATATTGACTATATTCATGGTGATAGCCTGGTAATAACCCATCAAAGTAAAATTAAACCAGAGAATTTAACCTACACCTCACAACAATTATTTCAACAATATCCACGTGCGAAAAATTTAAGTGTTGGCGTACTGATCGACCGAGAAGTCTATCGATTTCGCATTGATAAGCAGCAATTTATCGTCGATGCTCGCAGTGGGGAAGTGTTATCGCCATTAAATAAAACTACGGCAATTGCCTTAGCAAAGCACCTTTATTCTGGCGATGATGACGTTATCAATGCTGAACTAATTTCATCAACTCCACCCTTTGCGTTAAGTGCACGACATTTGCCGGTATGGCAGGTAGATTTTGATCATTTCTCTTCACCAACGTTTTATATTTCGGCGAATAACGGCAAAGTGGTCAACAAACGTCACCAATTTTGGTATATATTTGATTGGATGTTCCGCTTTCATATTATGGATTATGGCGACGACGAAGATGCCAGTAATTGGTTATTATTTTTCATAGCTTCATTCGCATTATTTGCAGCGCTAAGTGGCTTAGTGCTGACTTATTTTAAAGTGATAAAACCGATAATAAATTCTGGAAAGAAACGCGGTAATAAACGCAGAAATACCGCTAACAAACCCCATCAAGATGCAAATTTATCTGTCGGTGATAAGTCATGA
- a CDS encoding PepSY domain-containing protein — MIIWVRKIHKWASLLIGLQVIIWVISGLTFNVIDHEKARGNAYRQTIISTQPATANKDLLPVENILKKYPDTVELNQTNILSQPYYLLTQQQGLYRHLTNSYHIVNAITGELTFIDKPLATAIAQASYTGPGSIDSVTLIAPPIADFLKHKNPSWQINFDDSLETSVYVEQGSGQIVGHSNSDKRFADFFFMLHFMDYGSVGNFNTIQIIIFAFITLWLTLTGLIWTIHMLRKGSYRLKK, encoded by the coding sequence ATGATTATTTGGGTCAGAAAAATTCATAAATGGGCTTCGTTACTTATCGGTTTACAGGTAATTATATGGGTAATTAGTGGCTTAACATTCAATGTTATTGATCATGAAAAAGCACGCGGTAATGCTTATCGCCAAACGATAATATCAACGCAGCCAGCCACCGCAAACAAAGACTTGTTACCCGTTGAAAATATACTGAAAAAGTATCCTGACACTGTTGAGCTTAATCAAACTAATATTCTCTCTCAGCCTTATTATTTGTTAACGCAACAACAAGGACTATATCGTCATTTAACCAATAGTTATCATATCGTTAATGCCATCACAGGCGAGCTAACCTTCATTGATAAACCGCTCGCCACTGCTATTGCCCAAGCAAGTTATACTGGTCCAGGTAGCATTGATTCAGTCACATTAATCGCACCTCCCATTGCAGACTTTCTTAAACATAAAAACCCCAGTTGGCAAATTAATTTCGATGATAGCTTAGAAACTAGTGTTTATGTTGAACAAGGCTCAGGGCAGATTGTAGGACACAGCAATAGCGACAAACGCTTCGCCGATTTTTTCTTCATGTTACACTTTATGGATTATGGCAGCGTAGGTAACTTCAACACTATTCAAATTATAATTTTTGCTTTTATTACACTTTGGCTAACCCTCACGGGTTTGATTTGGACCATACATATGTTGCGCAAAGGTAGTTATCGTTTAAAAAAATAA
- a CDS encoding LysR substrate-binding domain-containing protein, whose amino-acid sequence MNSSPLSLEALLVLDAIDNRGSFASAAEQLNKVPSALSYIVQKLEEQLSVTLFVRQGRRSVLTPAGKHLLLEGRKILAAVSKVTEQTQTLAHGWEPKIRIAFDSIIAVAPIMQCLQQFLHEHPNVEIDICEQVMNGTWEALIEDKVDLLIGVPSPVPNQAGIRALKICELDSLLVAAKHHELSHFTLPITHSDIADYRTVIVHDSSKSSVPWSANLIDQSRHFYVASVEQKIQAIVAGIGVGFLPKARVVDYIDSGQLVALKTQNQQQSIDLFLAWKTVNKGKGLLRLRALLLEYYAQVLTSKPEIKPL is encoded by the coding sequence ATGAATAGTTCACCACTCTCTTTAGAAGCACTCCTCGTACTTGACGCTATTGATAATCGAGGCAGTTTTGCGTCTGCAGCTGAGCAATTAAATAAAGTGCCTTCTGCACTGTCATATATAGTGCAAAAACTTGAAGAGCAATTATCAGTTACTTTATTTGTCAGGCAAGGACGGCGTTCTGTGCTTACGCCCGCGGGTAAGCATTTATTGCTAGAAGGGAGAAAAATTTTAGCGGCTGTTAGTAAAGTGACAGAACAAACACAAACGCTGGCACATGGCTGGGAGCCAAAAATTAGAATAGCTTTCGACTCCATTATTGCTGTAGCGCCAATCATGCAATGCTTACAGCAATTTTTGCATGAGCACCCTAACGTTGAAATAGATATATGCGAGCAAGTCATGAATGGCACTTGGGAAGCGTTAATAGAAGATAAAGTCGACTTACTTATTGGCGTGCCTTCGCCAGTGCCGAACCAAGCAGGCATTAGGGCGTTAAAAATATGCGAATTGGATAGTCTATTAGTCGCGGCCAAACATCATGAATTAAGCCACTTTACGCTGCCGATCACCCATAGCGATATTGCCGATTATCGTACGGTGATTGTACATGACTCATCGAAAAGTTCCGTGCCGTGGTCAGCTAATTTAATTGACCAAAGTCGACATTTTTATGTCGCGAGTGTTGAACAAAAAATTCAAGCTATTGTTGCGGGTATTGGCGTGGGTTTCTTGCCAAAAGCAAGAGTTGTGGACTATATAGATTCAGGACAACTGGTGGCATTGAAAACCCAAAACCAGCAGCAAAGTATCGACTTGTTTCTAGCGTGGAAAACCGTGAATAAAGGTAAAGGACTATTAAGACTACGTGCGCTGTTACTGGAATATTATGCGCAGGTGCTAACCAGTAAACCTGAGATAAAGCCGTTGTAA
- a CDS encoding CNNM domain-containing protein: MTLLFIYLAIAIGVSFLCSILEAVLLSITPSFVEQIQTIKPKHGAVLAKVKTRLEESLASILILNTFAHTMGAAGVGAQAIGIFGEKWETLIAVLLTLVILYFSEIIPKTLGATFWRNLAIPSAFVITWLVRIVYPLVWLSTRLTRSFHKGKDNEITREEIIALASLSYKDGSLFSQENEYLSNILNLRELHTGDVFTPRTVVHMLHQDITVTTALNHEKTSQFTRIPVYGNTIDDITGKVIKGDLYEAERSGHGDEAISKFVIPLTAVSEKLPVQQLLDMFIKNHIHIYSVEDEYGQTSGIVTLEDAIETLLGREIVDESDAVTDMQALARDKYRERLRELKQNNSD, translated from the coding sequence GTGACTTTACTTTTTATTTATTTAGCCATTGCTATTGGAGTGTCTTTTTTGTGCTCGATACTAGAGGCGGTTTTATTATCGATAACGCCTAGTTTTGTAGAGCAAATCCAAACCATTAAGCCAAAGCATGGCGCAGTTTTAGCAAAAGTTAAAACGCGTTTAGAAGAGTCTCTTGCCAGTATATTAATTCTTAATACGTTTGCTCATACTATGGGCGCTGCAGGTGTTGGTGCACAAGCCATTGGCATATTTGGCGAAAAGTGGGAAACCCTAATTGCGGTGCTGCTAACCTTGGTTATTTTGTATTTTTCAGAAATTATTCCTAAAACGTTAGGGGCAACATTTTGGCGTAATTTGGCCATACCTTCTGCTTTTGTAATTACTTGGTTAGTAAGAATTGTTTACCCACTTGTTTGGTTATCAACGCGGTTAACACGTTCGTTCCATAAAGGTAAAGACAACGAAATTACCCGAGAAGAAATTATAGCCTTAGCGTCACTAAGCTATAAAGATGGCAGTTTGTTCTCGCAAGAAAATGAATATTTATCAAACATACTAAATTTACGCGAATTACACACCGGAGATGTGTTCACACCTCGCACTGTAGTGCACATGTTACATCAAGACATAACCGTAACCACTGCATTAAATCATGAAAAAACGAGTCAATTTACTCGTATACCTGTTTACGGAAATACTATCGATGATATTACCGGCAAAGTAATCAAAGGTGATTTGTATGAAGCTGAGCGCAGCGGGCACGGCGATGAAGCCATTAGTAAGTTTGTTATTCCGCTAACTGCGGTATCTGAAAAACTACCTGTTCAGCAATTATTAGATATGTTCATTAAAAACCATATCCACATCTACTCAGTTGAAGATGAATATGGTCAAACATCAGGCATTGTTACCTTAGAGGACGCCATTGAAACGCTGTTAGGGCGTGAAATAGTTGACGAAAGCGATGCCGTAACTGACATGCAAGCATTAGCGCGTGATAAATATCGCGAACGATTAAGAGAACTTAAGCAGAACAATAGTGATTAA
- a CDS encoding TMEM143 family protein, whose amino-acid sequence MAADRFIPYRKQDIVEMCLRELKLDDSALSFRQFCDLLSNSLHVEYHQTLESLKNDYAPFDPNADTKQLEPYTPEQKAQCQARFAENFSNVLNAANFEKITEQDLQDALTEESLFKVRLEVEFDDFEQVVFYRRGESQLTETITSLFGLRKQTLNFTNYDRVAIYITFKDKAHFDAKKKALFGFEPGSTIVKLFQNVPKADLEMLFPNSEVRMRPIDKAFIGASAVVGGAVVLVTKLGASILLLAALMGFWIGWHKEAVEMTQQHFISFAIGLGVFAGFIFKEWSKFKNRKIKFMKALSDNLYFKNLDNNAGVFHTLIDAAEEEDFKEAILAYSFLLNCQNGLTAEALDEQIENWFKEKYQCELDFEIADALGKLERMHLVELTQDVYTAIALDEAKIILDTHWDNIFNYA is encoded by the coding sequence ATGGCTGCTGACCGGTTTATACCTTATAGAAAACAAGACATTGTTGAAATGTGTTTGCGGGAACTCAAACTCGATGATTCAGCATTATCATTTCGACAATTTTGTGACTTGTTGTCGAATTCGCTTCATGTTGAATATCATCAAACGTTAGAGTCGCTAAAAAACGACTATGCACCATTTGATCCCAATGCGGATACTAAGCAACTTGAACCTTATACACCTGAGCAAAAAGCCCAGTGCCAGGCACGCTTTGCAGAAAATTTTTCCAACGTTTTAAATGCAGCCAATTTTGAAAAAATTACTGAGCAAGATTTACAAGATGCCTTGACCGAAGAGTCTTTATTTAAAGTTAGATTGGAAGTTGAGTTTGATGACTTCGAACAAGTGGTTTTCTATCGTCGAGGCGAGTCGCAATTAACTGAAACCATTACTTCGCTGTTTGGCCTGCGTAAACAAACCCTTAACTTTACTAACTATGACCGCGTTGCCATATATATAACCTTTAAAGATAAAGCGCATTTTGACGCGAAGAAAAAAGCCTTGTTTGGCTTTGAGCCCGGTTCAACCATAGTTAAGCTTTTTCAGAATGTACCCAAAGCCGATTTAGAAATGCTATTCCCGAATAGCGAAGTACGAATGCGGCCTATTGATAAAGCGTTTATTGGCGCTTCTGCTGTTGTGGGTGGTGCAGTAGTGTTGGTGACTAAACTAGGTGCTTCAATTTTGTTATTGGCGGCATTAATGGGGTTTTGGATAGGTTGGCACAAAGAAGCGGTAGAGATGACCCAGCAACATTTTATTTCTTTTGCGATTGGGCTAGGGGTTTTTGCCGGCTTTATTTTTAAAGAATGGAGTAAATTTAAAAATAGAAAAATTAAGTTTATGAAGGCGCTATCTGACAACTTATATTTTAAAAATCTTGATAATAATGCCGGCGTATTTCATACCCTGATTGACGCCGCGGAAGAAGAAGATTTTAAAGAAGCCATATTGGCTTATAGTTTTTTACTTAATTGCCAAAATGGTTTAACGGCAGAGGCGTTAGACGAACAAATAGAAAACTGGTTTAAAGAAAAGTATCAATGTGAGTTAGATTTTGAAATTGCGGATGCGTTAGGCAAGCTTGAGCGAATGCACTTAGTTGAATTAACCCAGGATGTGTATACCGCCATCGCTTTAGATGAAGCTAAAATAATATTAGATACCCATTGGGATAATATTTTTAACTACGCTTAG
- a CDS encoding cytochrome b/b6 domain-containing protein, whose amino-acid sequence MNITREQVFVWSRKIRLFHWINVVAILLLIAIGTIILNGKMFGISTDGKVLLKTIHVFVGYVFASNLIFRLIIGFVGKNYERWNKILPFNKGFKADLEEFKQGKKLAYKGHNPAGKLMVLALLSLMTVQMISGLVIAGTDIYYPPFGNYFVESIAIDKDNLAAIKPYSKVNVDEASYQTMREIRKPFITAHVYVFYCLLLLIPLHIIGVIVAERREKTALVSAMFNGYKYLPKDADKDKTKDS is encoded by the coding sequence ATGAATATTACCAGAGAGCAGGTTTTCGTCTGGAGTAGAAAAATCAGGCTTTTCCATTGGATAAATGTAGTCGCCATTTTATTGCTCATCGCTATCGGTACTATTATCTTAAATGGCAAAATGTTTGGCATTAGCACTGACGGTAAAGTGTTGTTGAAAACAATCCATGTGTTTGTCGGCTATGTGTTTGCCAGCAACTTAATCTTTCGATTGATTATTGGATTTGTTGGAAAAAATTATGAACGCTGGAATAAGATCTTACCCTTTAACAAAGGCTTTAAAGCTGATTTAGAAGAGTTTAAGCAAGGTAAGAAGCTGGCGTACAAAGGTCACAACCCTGCCGGTAAGTTAATGGTATTAGCACTGTTGTCGTTAATGACTGTGCAAATGATTTCAGGCTTGGTAATCGCAGGTACAGATATTTACTATCCTCCTTTTGGCAACTATTTTGTTGAAAGTATCGCTATTGATAAAGACAATTTAGCCGCGATAAAACCTTATTCAAAAGTGAATGTAGATGAAGCGTCTTATCAAACCATGCGCGAGATACGAAAACCGTTTATTACCGCGCATGTCTATGTTTTTTATTGCCTATTATTGCTAATTCCCCTGCATATTATTGGCGTAATTGTTGCTGAACGTCGCGAAAAAACAGCATTAGTTTCTGCAATGTTCAATGGCTATAAATATCTCCCCAAAGATGCTGATAAAGACAAAACGAAGGATAGTTAA
- a CDS encoding zinc-binding alcohol dehydrogenase family protein: protein MKAIGYTQSLPVNNVASLMDIEIPQPVASGRDLLVKVSAIAVNPVDYKVRLKAQPDKGEYKVLGWDAVGEVVAVGEDVTEFSPGDAVYYAGDITRQGSNAEYQLVDERIVGKKPKSLSVAEAAALPLTAITAWEMLFEHLTIKQQAPTSTDKSNEVLLVVGAAGGVGSILVQLAKAITGATIIATASRESSQAWVKELGADFVVDHSKPLKPQIDALVDNGVIGQVTHVASLNSTAAYFDTYIELLVPFGKIAMIDDPETPLDIMKMKPKSLSFHIEFMFARSMFNAADIQEQGRLLNRVAALIEQGYIQTTIGKNLGTINAENLRAAHQELESGKSIGKLVLEGF, encoded by the coding sequence ATGAAAGCAATTGGATATACTCAATCGTTACCGGTAAATAACGTAGCGTCGTTAATGGATATAGAAATACCACAACCGGTTGCTAGCGGCCGTGATTTATTAGTGAAAGTATCAGCAATAGCGGTTAATCCGGTCGATTACAAAGTGCGCCTAAAAGCACAACCCGATAAAGGCGAATATAAAGTATTAGGTTGGGATGCTGTGGGCGAGGTGGTTGCTGTGGGTGAAGATGTTACTGAATTTTCGCCGGGTGACGCCGTTTATTATGCCGGTGATATTACTCGCCAAGGCAGTAACGCAGAGTACCAATTAGTTGATGAACGAATTGTCGGTAAAAAACCAAAAAGTTTATCTGTTGCAGAAGCTGCAGCATTGCCATTAACGGCGATCACCGCATGGGAAATGTTATTTGAGCATTTAACGATTAAGCAACAAGCGCCAACAAGTACTGATAAGTCTAACGAAGTACTCTTAGTCGTTGGTGCTGCAGGTGGTGTGGGATCTATTTTAGTGCAATTGGCGAAAGCAATTACCGGTGCAACCATTATTGCCACGGCATCTCGCGAAAGCTCTCAAGCGTGGGTCAAGGAATTGGGTGCCGATTTTGTTGTTGATCACAGTAAGCCGCTAAAGCCTCAAATTGATGCTTTAGTTGACAATGGGGTTATCGGGCAGGTAACACATGTCGCCAGTTTGAATAGTACCGCGGCATATTTTGATACTTACATTGAATTGTTAGTCCCGTTTGGAAAAATAGCGATGATTGACGATCCTGAAACACCATTAGATATTATGAAAATGAAACCTAAAAGCTTATCGTTTCATATCGAATTTATGTTTGCTCGTTCAATGTTTAATGCCGCTGATATTCAAGAGCAAGGTCGCTTGTTAAATCGTGTCGCTGCGCTTATTGAACAAGGTTATATTCAAACCACAATAGGTAAAAACTTAGGCACCATTAATGCGGAAAACTTAAGAGCAGCGCACCAAGAGTTAGAGTCTGGTAAATCAATAGGTAAGTTGGTTCTAGAAGGCTTTTAA
- a CDS encoding DoxX family protein, whose product MNNSIIKNILKTDNSVSTLPLRIIAGIIFAAHGAQKLFAWFGGYGLDGTGQWMESIGLGPGYLMALTVGSVEFFGGILLILGLLTRPTSAVLAITMVVAIIKVHLANGLFMANNGYEFALALLAMSVALAIHGAGKYSVDQTFSQKL is encoded by the coding sequence ATGAACAATTCAATTATTAAGAACATATTAAAGACAGATAACAGTGTTTCAACCTTACCCCTGCGTATTATTGCTGGAATAATTTTTGCCGCACATGGCGCACAAAAATTATTTGCGTGGTTTGGTGGTTACGGGTTAGACGGCACAGGGCAATGGATGGAATCAATAGGTTTAGGGCCCGGCTACTTAATGGCGCTAACGGTAGGCAGTGTAGAGTTTTTTGGTGGTATATTACTGATCTTAGGCTTATTAACCAGACCAACCAGCGCAGTGCTGGCAATAACTATGGTGGTTGCCATTATTAAAGTACATTTAGCGAATGGCTTATTTATGGCGAATAATGGTTATGAGTTTGCTTTAGCGTTGTTAGCAATGAGTGTCGCTTTAGCTATTCATGGTGCGGGTAAATACTCGGTTGATCAGACGTTCAGTCAAAAGCTTTAA
- a CDS encoding LysR family transcriptional regulator — protein sequence MQLADLQVILKVAKFRSITDAAASLNMQTATASAAIKRVERALGADLFIRTTRSLRLSSAGERYIPHCQQALDMLNKAKQHVKDDLDIVDGELRIGISSDLGRNVVIPWLDEFMQNHSAVSLKVNLSDSNIDFYRDSIDIALRYGSPTDSNMYGFKVCNVPRLLCASPDYLARQGIPKHPHDLVTYHGLFYQISDIIHDVWHFSHNDEKFKVKMRGNRAGNDGDLVRRWCVAGHGLATKSSLDVASHLLSGELVNVLPDFHPTATELWIICPSRQSITPAVRLLRDTFRTKCHAILQQLVNKGILTSDVLA from the coding sequence ATGCAGTTAGCTGACCTTCAGGTTATTCTTAAAGTAGCAAAATTTCGCAGTATTACAGACGCTGCAGCAAGTTTGAACATGCAAACCGCTACAGCAAGTGCCGCGATTAAACGAGTAGAACGGGCGCTAGGTGCTGACTTGTTTATCCGCACCACGCGTAGCTTACGTTTAAGTAGCGCTGGAGAACGTTATATTCCGCATTGTCAGCAAGCCTTAGACATGCTTAATAAAGCAAAACAGCACGTTAAAGATGACCTTGATATTGTTGATGGCGAACTACGTATTGGCATATCGTCTGATTTAGGCCGTAATGTTGTCATTCCCTGGCTGGATGAGTTTATGCAAAACCACAGCGCGGTCAGCTTGAAAGTTAACCTCAGTGATAGCAATATCGACTTCTATCGCGATTCAATCGATATCGCGTTACGCTACGGTTCGCCCACCGACTCAAATATGTATGGCTTTAAAGTTTGTAATGTCCCACGCTTGTTGTGTGCGAGTCCGGATTATTTAGCACGACAAGGTATACCGAAACACCCACATGACTTAGTGACATATCACGGGCTTTTCTATCAAATTAGCGACATAATTCACGATGTTTGGCACTTTAGTCATAATGACGAAAAGTTTAAAGTTAAAATGAGAGGTAATCGTGCGGGTAACGATGGTGACCTTGTAAGACGTTGGTGTGTTGCTGGACATGGTCTCGCGACGAAGTCGTCATTAGACGTTGCCAGTCACCTACTCTCGGGGGAACTAGTCAATGTTTTACCTGACTTTCACCCCACAGCCACTGAGTTATGGATTATTTGTCCAAGCCGACAATCAATAACACCAGCAGTACGCTTATTACGTGATACCTTTCGTACAAAATGCCATGCAATTTTGCAGCAATTGGTAAATAAGGGCATTTTAACAAGCGATGTATTGGCATAA
- a CDS encoding endonuclease/exonuclease/phosphatase family protein codes for MTKFISFIIIALTLLSTSAFAETLKVASWNIAWLGSHEYNQRKDVDYQKLARYARELDADVIALQEVESAKWAAKVFGDEYDYFFTTKDWVQRVGVAVRKSSGYKATAVEYRELDQGLARRGMDVTLTKDGKSVRLLAVHMKSGCFDKALDQTSIAKMPNTNEKEAYAKTACAELAKQAKPLEAWVDARAKEGVPFILLGDFNRRFVKDISLNYSEVQGLWQTIDDEGAEALWAPTIKAESKCWGGYYKDYIDHIIFDPKAKARYVENSFDQLVFEPKYTRELSQKLSDHCPISVELVL; via the coding sequence ATGACAAAATTTATTAGTTTTATTATCATCGCACTAACACTTTTAAGCACATCAGCTTTTGCTGAAACCTTAAAAGTCGCTTCATGGAATATCGCCTGGTTGGGCTCTCATGAATATAATCAGCGCAAAGATGTTGATTATCAAAAATTAGCGCGTTATGCGCGAGAATTAGACGCTGACGTCATTGCCTTGCAAGAGGTGGAAAGTGCAAAATGGGCAGCAAAAGTTTTTGGTGATGAATACGACTATTTCTTCACAACCAAAGACTGGGTACAACGTGTTGGCGTAGCGGTAAGAAAAAGCAGCGGCTATAAAGCCACAGCGGTTGAATATCGTGAACTTGATCAAGGCCTTGCACGCCGAGGCATGGACGTTACCTTAACTAAAGACGGTAAAAGTGTGCGTTTATTAGCTGTACACATGAAATCAGGCTGTTTTGATAAAGCACTTGACCAAACTAGCATAGCTAAAATGCCCAACACGAATGAAAAAGAAGCCTATGCAAAAACGGCCTGTGCTGAACTTGCTAAGCAAGCTAAACCACTAGAAGCTTGGGTTGATGCACGTGCGAAAGAAGGCGTCCCTTTTATATTATTAGGTGACTTTAATCGTCGTTTTGTAAAAGATATTTCATTAAATTACAGTGAAGTACAAGGCTTATGGCAAACCATTGATGACGAGGGTGCAGAAGCACTTTGGGCTCCAACAATTAAAGCAGAGTCTAAATGTTGGGGCGGTTATTACAAAGACTATATCGACCATATAATTTTTGATCCAAAAGCAAAAGCACGGTATGTCGAGAATTCATTTGACCAGTTAGTTTTCGAACCAAAATATACTCGTGAACTTAGTCAAAAACTTAGCGACCACTGCCCTATTTCGGTAGAATTAGTTTTGTAA